Proteins from a genomic interval of Zingiber officinale cultivar Zhangliang chromosome 2A, Zo_v1.1, whole genome shotgun sequence:
- the LOC122041880 gene encoding amino acid permease 3-like, producing the protein MGENGAANYYQNAALEIGLPQGASKCFDDDGRLKRTGTVWTSSAHIITAVIGSGVLSLAWAIGQLGWVAGPAVMLLFSFVTYYTSSLLSDCYRSGDPSTGKRNYTYMDAVRANLDGFKVKLCGCLQYLNIVGVAIGYTIAASISMVAVKRSNCFHEKGDDSPCEVNSNPYMIMFGVAQIIFSQIPDFDQIWWLSIVAAVMSFTYSSIGLGLGIAQVIKNGGFRGSLTGISIGVVSQMDKIWRTLQAFGDIAFAYSYSIILIEIQDTIKAPPPSEAKVMKRATLISVAVTTVFYMLCGCMGYAAFGDLAPGNLLTGFGFYNPYWLLDIANVAIVVHLVGAYQVYCQPLFAFVERWAERTWPESRFVCGDIEVALPGERTYKLNLFRMTWRTGFAVVTTVVSMLLPFFNDVVGLLGAIGFWPLTVYFPVEMYIVQKNVERWSTRWVCLQLLSLACLAITIASAAGSIAGVVSDLKVYRPFQG; encoded by the exons ATGGGCGAGAACGGCGCTGCCAATTACTACCAAAATGCCGCCTTGGAAATTGGCCTGCCGCAGGGAGCTTCCAAATGCTTCGACGACGATGGCCGTCTCAAGAGAACCG GCACCGTGTGGACTTCGAGTGCGCACATCATAACGGCGGTCATCGGCTCCGGCGTGCTGTCTTTGGCCTGGGCGATCGGTCAGCTCGGATGGGTCGCCGGCCCTGCCGTCATGCTCTTGTTCTCCTTTGTAACTTACTACACATCTTCTCTCCTGTCCGATTGCTACCGCTCCGGCGATCCCAGCACCGGCAAGCGCAACTACACCTACATGGATGCCGTCCGTGCTAACCTCG ATGGCTTCAAGGTCAAGCTCTGTGGCTGCCTCCAGTACCTCAACATCGTCGGAGTTGCGATTGGCTATACCATCGCTGCTTCCATTAGCATGGT GGCAGTGAAAAGGTCGAATTGCTTCCACGAGAAAGGAGACGACAGCCCCTGCGAAGTTAACAGCAATCCTTACATGATCATGTTCGGGGTGGCACAGATCATCTTCTCGCAGATCCCGGATTTCGATCAGATATGGTGGCTCTCCATCGTCGCCGCCGTCATGTCGTTTACCTACTCCTCCATCGGCCTAGGTCTCGGCATCGCCCAAGTTATAA AAAATGGTGGTTTCAGAGGTAGCCTCACCGGAATTAGCATCGGCGTCGTCAGCCAAATGGACAAAATCTGGCGCACGCTGCAAGCCTTCGGCGACATCGCCTTCGCCTACTCCTACTCGATCATTCTCATCGAGATCCAG GACACAATTAAAGCCCCGCCACCGTCGGAGGCGAAGGTGATGAAGAGGGCTACGCTGATCAGCGTGGCGGTGACAACCGTCTTCTACATGCTCTGCGGGTGCATGGGCTACGCGGCGTTCGGTGACCTAGCGCCGGGCAACCTCCTCACCGGCTTCGGCTTCTACAACCCTTACTGGCTCCTGGACATCGCCAACGTCGCCATCGTCGTGCACCTCGTGGGCGCCTACCAGGTGTACTGCCAGCCGCTCTTCGCCTTCGTGGAAAGGTGGGCGGAGAGGACGTGGCCAGAGTCGAGGTTCGTCTGCGGCGACATCGAGGTGGCGTTGCCAGGGGAGCGGACCTACAAGCTCAACCTCTTTAGGATGACGTGGCGGACGGGGTTCGCGGTGGTGACGACTGTGGTGTCGATGCTGCTGCCGTTCTTCAACGACGTGGTCGGCCTGCTCGGCGCCATCGGGTTCTGGCCGCTGACGGTGTACTTCCCGGTGGAGATGTACATCGTGCAGAAGAATGTGGAGCGGTGGAGCACGAGGTGGGTCTGCCTCCAGCTTCTGAGCCTAGCGTGTCTCGCCATCACCATAGCTTCGGCCGCCGGCTCCATCGCCGGAGTGGTCAGTGACCTCAAGGTTTACCGGCCGTTCCAAGGCTGA